The segment aattctcctttcgttgctccccctctgtgattcttccTTTACCACCGCCTGCTTTGATGTGCCGTCTTCGCACCTTACATTCTCTGTGTTTCCTTACATATCTCTAATTTCTCCGTGAAtggcagcatttaagagacttttggataaacaCGTGGACGGAGATTATCTGTAGGCAGCTAAGGGTCagtcctggcatcatgttgggcacagacattgtaggctgaaggccctgttcttgtgctatactgttctatattccatgtaAGCCATTTTCTGCATGTCCTCACAAACAGTACCTTGATAATTGCCAAATATCCTATCTGTTGTTTATAGACGGATATTGTCACCAACTATACTTGCGAGAATGTTGTAGTTCTTTGAATAATGTTATGGGATTTTTTGTCTACAAGAGTTCGGAAAGATTATTTTAGTCGAAAGATGTCACTTCCTATTCAGGTCATCAGGGAAGCTCTCAGCAACCACTGGTTCACATATTGCTGAGGGATAGACAAGGTTAGGATTGTGCTTTGTTACTTACTGTTCTATTCACCTCATGAGGTGGGTGTATCTGAGGGGAAACGTGATTTCTAAATGATGACAAGTTAATCTTTTAGAAATGTTCTGATAAATTTAACCATTTATCCCCAGAGGCAATAGTCATAAGGACatgtggagtagaattaggccattcggcccatcaagtctactccaccattcagtcatggctgatctatctctccctcctaaccccattctcctgccttctccccacaacctctgacacctgtgctaatcaagaatctctctctgccttacaaatatccactgacttggcgtctacagtcttctgtggcaaagaattccacagattcaccacccaataGTGGCTCCAATGAAAAAAAATCCTATTTGAACAATATCAAGAAAGCACAAATGCCTCACCAGGATCACATAATCATAAATCCATATTATATCATTTTGAAGAGAAGAGACTGCAGCTGGTGAAACTTTGAGCAGAGCACAAGGtggtagaggaactcagtggatcaggcagacacgagggagggaatggataaatgacgtttcgggtcaggacctttctccatccccagatactgcctgaccggctgagttcttccagcactttgtggtttgatGTATATGCTTATGAAGTTCTCCAGTCTGCTGTGACCTTACAGTACAACTGACACCCTGTTTAATGTTAAATCCAAATCACTCTATCCACTTTATACCTCTTTTTTTAATTAGGTGGTGGACATGTGGAAGTGAATTATTTAAAGAATGGAGACAGAAGCAGCTGAAAGTGATCTGTACTTCACATTTGGAGTGATTGCCGACATTCAATATGCAAATGTACCGAATGGCCTCAACTACGCAAGGACTAGAGAACGTTACTATAGAAACAGTCTGTGTCTGTTGCGTGGTGCTGTCAAAGAGTGGAATGAAGAGTGTGTCACTCCCAAGTTTATTCTGCAGCTTGGTGATATAATTGACGGATGCAATTCCCGAATAAAGGCCTCTGAAGAAGCGCTTGAAACAGTAATGAATGACTTTACAAACTGTGTGGCTCCGGTGCACCATGTCTGGGGAAATCACGAATTGTACAACTTTGACAGGACACAATTACAGCAATCGGCACTCAATAGCAAACACCTGGAAGGTGACATCGTTTCTGACAACGTGCCTAGTTTCAGTGTTAAGCCTGAGAGTAACGATGATTCTGAAGCATTTTATGGCTACCATTTTAGTCCTTTTCCAAAGTTTCGATTCATAATAACTGATGCATATGATCTAAGCATTCTTGGAAGGGAAAAGAGTAGTAAAAAACACAATACTTCAGTTCAGATACTGAAATCAAACAACAAAAATGAAGATTCCAATAGTCCTGAAGGTAAAAATCATTAGCTAATATTTAACTTGTGCAACTTTTATTTTACGTTGTGTAGCTGCCTGCCTATTTTTCCCATTTCAAATGTTTGGTGTTATTGAAAGAGGAAAATTATATGAAAAATGTCTACTTTTGAAGCTGCTACATTGTGAGCATATTTACAGTGTGAATCATTCATACGACAGTTTAAATGGGAGATGCATAAGTTAAAGCAAAATGCATACTCTGATCTAATTATCTTTGTTTTGCTTTCCTTCGGTATCACATACTGTTGTATCCTTCTGTTTGCAACAGTACCAGTGATTTACTTGTTCAATCTAAAACTGTGAGGTTGTAGCAGTTAATTACTTATTTCCCAATGTGCAAGTTGTCTACCTTTTGGTACTGAAGGCTGCCACAGAGAATGGAAGAAATCTTGAAATGCTATCAAGGTTGCTGTTTAAGGAAAGTCTTTGTAGCTGCAGGGGCAAAGATTACTTGGTATAGAATAAATTAATGCTATATAAACTAATTTCATTTAGCCGAGGAAGTAATTTCATCAAGCCATAATTTCCTGAATGGGATAATGTCTTTATTTTTAAACAACTATACATATCAATTTATACTT is part of the Rhinoraja longicauda isolate Sanriku21f chromosome 6, sRhiLon1.1, whole genome shotgun sequence genome and harbors:
- the adprm gene encoding manganese-dependent ADP-ribose/CDP-alcohol diphosphatase; this translates as METEAAESDLYFTFGVIADIQYANVPNGLNYARTRERYYRNSLCLLRGAVKEWNEECVTPKFILQLGDIIDGCNSRIKASEEALETVMNDFTNCVAPVHHVWGNHELYNFDRTQLQQSALNSKHLEGDIVSDNVPSFSVKPESNDDSEAFYGYHFSPFPKFRFIITDAYDLSILGREKSSKKHNTSVQILKSNNKNEDSNSPEGLAGLNLRFLGFNGGFSQDQLEWLNNILNFSDCNQEKVTVIGHLPVHPDSTDPMCIAWNYNEMLSMLHTHSSVICFLAGHDHDGGYHLDDHGIHHLIFEGVIETSPESQAFGTVYVYEDRMILKGRGRTPSRVLRYREKIN